One region of Sebastes fasciatus isolate fSebFas1 chromosome 1, fSebFas1.pri, whole genome shotgun sequence genomic DNA includes:
- the LOC141766661 gene encoding activin receptor type-1B-like, producing MANLHISLAVVVVQVVLYRSCQALRCNCTTAQCEKTGSQCETDGACMASTSFIDGQEQHIRICITRDNLVPPGQPFYCLSAEGLLNIHCCYTDFCNSIDLKVPSITTKAGLGGGYGPGGAWGLVELVAVIAGPLFLLCLLLLMGLFLYQYHQRAYSHRQRLEVVEDPSCDHLYISKDRILQDLIYDLSTSGSGSGLPLFVQRTVARTIVLQEIIGKGRFGEVWRGRWRGGDVAVKIFSSREERSWFREAEIYQTIMLRHENILGFIAADNKDNGTWTQLWLVSDYHEHGSLFDYLNRYSVTTEGMIKLALSAASGLAHLHMEILGTQGKPGIAHRDLKSKNILVKKNCTCAIADLGLAVRHDSATDTIDIAPNQRVGTKRYMAPEVLDETINMRHFDSFKCADIYALGLVYWEIARRCNSGGIHEEYQLPYYDLVPSDPSIEEMRKLVCDQKLRPNIPNWWQSYESLRVMGKIMRECWYANGAARLTALRIKKTLSQLSIQEDIKV from the exons CTCTGCGGTGTAACTGCACCACTGCCCAGTGTGAGAAGACTGGCTCCCAGTGTGAGACCGATGGAGCCTGCATGGCCTCCACTTCCTTCATCGATGGCCAGGAGCAGCACATCCGTATCTGCATCACACGGGACAATCTGGTGCCCCCCGGACAACCGTTCTACTGCCTCAGTGCAGAGGGCTTGCTCAACATCCACTGCTGCTACACCGACTTCTGCAACAGCATCGACCTCAAAGTACCCTCAA TCACGACTAAGGCAGGACTCGGGGGAGGCTACGGCCCAGGTGGGGCGTGGGGACTGGTGGAACTGGTCGCTGTGATCGCGGGGCCGCTGTTCCTgctgtgtctgctgctgctgatgggtCTGTTCCTGTACCAGTACCACCAGAGGGCCTACAGCCACAGGCAACGGTTAGAGGTGGTGGAGGACCCCTCCTGTGACCACCTCTACATATCCAAAGACAGGATCCTGCAGGACCTCATATACGATCTGTCCACGTCTGGTTCAGGCTCCG GTCTGCCTCTGTTTGTCCAGCGGACCGTGGCCAGAACAATTGTGCTCCAAGAAATTATTGGCAAAGGGCGTTTCGGGGAGGTGTGGCGAGGACGTTGGAGGGGCGGCGACGTGGCGGTGAAGATTTTCTCATCCAGAGAGGAGCGCTCCTGGTTCCGTGAGGCTGAAATCTATCAGACTATCATGCTCCGCCATGAAAACATCCTGGGCTTTATAGCTGCTGACAACAAAG ACAATGGCACATGGACCCAGCTGTGGTTGGTGTCAGACTACCATGAGCACGGCTCTCTGTTTGATTACCTGAACCGCTACTCGGTCACTACCGAAGGAATGATCAAACTGGCTCTGTCAGCTGCCAGCGGCCTGGCTCATCTGCACATGGAGATTCTGGGAACACAAG GAAAGCCAGGCATCGCCCACAGAGACCTGAAGTCCAAGAACATCCTGGTGAAGAAGAACTGCACCTGTGCCATCGCTGACCTGGGCTTAGCCGTCCGTCACGACTCTGCCACAGACACTATCGACATTGCGCCCAATCAGAGGGTGGGCACCAAGAG GTACATGGCTCCAGAGGTTCTGGATGAGACGATCAACATGAGACACTTTGACTCATTCAAATGTGCTGATATCTACGCTTTGGGGCTGGTCTACTGGGAGATTGCACGCCGCTGTAATAGTGGAG GTATCCATGAAGAGTACCAGCTGCCCTACTATGACCTGGTACCTTCTGACCCTTCCATAGAGGAGATGAGAAAGCTGGTGTGCGACCAAAAGCTACGGCCCAACATCCCTAATTGGTGGCAGAGCTACGAG TCCTTGCGGGTTATGGGTAAAATCATGAGGGAGTGTTGGTATGCCAATGGAGCCGCCCGCCTGACGGCTCTGCGCATCAAGAAGACCCTCTCCCAGCTCAGCATTCAAGAGGACATTAAAGTCTGA
- the prkag1 gene encoding 5'-AMP-activated protein kinase subunit gamma-1: protein MECIPAAIDDLEGKKDPVVEDPEHNVYTRFMKSHRCYDLVPTSSKLVVFDTSLQVKKAFFALVSNGVRAAPLWDSKKQCFVGMLTITDFINILHRYYKSPLVQIYELEEHKIETWRELYLQDSFKPLVSISPNASLYDAVSSLLKNKIHRLPVIDPLTGNTLYILTHKRILKFLKLFISEMPKPSFLRQTVEDLNIGTFQNIAVVRTDTPLYTALGIFVEQRVSALPVVDDKGRVVDIYSKFDVINLAAEKTYNNLDVTVTKALQHRSQYFEGVLTCHRHETLEAIINRLVEAEVHRLVVVDEQEVVKGIVSLSDILQALVLTDGEEGTA from the exons ATGGAGTGT ATTCCAGCGGCTATTGATGATCTTGAGGGCAAAAAGGACCCGGTCGTAGAGG ACCCAGAGCACAATGTGTACACCCGGTTTATGAAGTCCCACCGGTGTTACGACCTCGTACCTACCAGCTCCAAACTAGTTGTGTTTGATACATCGCTTCAG GTCAAGAAGGCATTTTTTGCTCTTGTTTCTAATGGGGTAAGAGCAGCGCCTCTGTGGGACAGCAAGAAGCAGTGCTTCGTGG GTATGCTGACCATCACAGACTTTATTAACATCCTACATCGCTACTACAAATCTCCATTG GTTCAGATATACGAGTTGGAAGAACATAAAATTGAAACATGGAGAG AGTTGTACCTTCAAGACTCTTTTAAGCCCTTGGTTAGCATATCTCCCAATGCGAG TTTGTATGATGCGGTGTCATCGCTGCTGAAGAATAAGATCCACAGACTGCCTGTAATCGACCCCCTGACAGGGAACACGCTCTATATCCTCACACACAAGAGGATTCTCAAGTTCCTGAAGCTTTTT ATATCAGAGATGCCAAAACCCTCGTTCTTGAGACAAACCGTAGAGGACCTGAACATCGGGACATTCCAGAACATAGCAGTGGTCCGCACCGACACACCGCTGTACACGGCGCTGGGTATTTTTGTTGAGCAGCGAGTGTCGGCGCTCCCCGTCGTGGATGACAAAG GTCGAGTGGTGGATATATACTCCAAATTTGATGTTATA AACCTGGCAGCAGAGAAGACGTACAACAACCTGGATGTGACGGTGACCAAAGCCTTGCAGCACCGCTCTCAGTACTTTGAAGGGGTGCTGACCTGCCACAGGCACGAGACCCTGGAGGCCATCATCAACAGGCTGGTGGAGGCCGAG GTGCACAGGCTGGTGGTGGTGGACGAGCAGGAAGTGGTGAAGGGAATCGTCTCCCTTTCAGATATTCTCCAGGCACTAGTGCTGACTGATGGAGAAGAGG GCACAGCTTGA
- the rhebl1 gene encoding ras homolog, mTORC1 binding like 1: MPQPKHRKIAVIGYRSVGKSSLTIQFVEGQFVDSYDPTIENTFNKLVCVNGQDFNLQLVDTAGQDEYSIFHQSHSMDIHGYVLVYAVTSNKSFEVVQVLHDKLLDMVGKIQVPTVLVGNKKDLHMERVIKPEEGKKLADSWGAAFIESSAKENETAVEVFKRIILEMEKADGNAPPEEKKCAVM; the protein is encoded by the exons ATGCCTCAACCCAAACATCGAAAGATTGCTGTAATAGGTTACAGATCTGTAG GAAAGTCGTCTCTTACAATACAGTTTGTGGAAGGACAGTTTGTCGACTCCTATGACCCCACCATCGAAAACA CCTTTAACAAATTGGTCTGTGTGAATGGTCAAGACTTCAATCTTCAGCTGGTTGATACAGCTGGACAA GATGAGTACTCAATTTTCCACCAATCCCACTCAATGGACATCCATGGGTATGTCCTTGTCTATGCAGTGACTTCCAATAAAAG TTTTGAAGTTGTGCAGGTTCTACACGACAAGCTGCTAGACATGGTTGGGAAGATTCA ggTCCCAACTGTTCTTGTAGGGAACAAAAAAGATCTCCACATGGAAAG GGTTATCAAGCCAGAGgagggaaagaaactcgctgaTTCCTGGGGTGCTGCATTCATAGAGTCCTCAGCCAAGGAGAATGAG ACTGCTGTGGAGGTTTTCAAGCGGATCATTTTGGAGATGGAGAAAGCTGATGGGAACGCGCCCCCAGAGGAGAAGAAGTGCGCTGTGATGTAA